In one Pseudomonas purpurea genomic region, the following are encoded:
- the secG gene encoding preprotein translocase subunit SecG, which produces MLETVVVVFHLLGALGVVALVLLQQGKGADAGASFGAGASNTVFGSQGSSTFLSKFTAILAAGFFITSLGLGYFAKEKAHELTQVGLPNPAVLEVPKQKPASDDVPVLQEQKSATNATDVPPAQEQK; this is translated from the coding sequence ATGCTGGAAACAGTCGTAGTCGTTTTTCATCTGCTGGGTGCATTGGGCGTAGTTGCTCTCGTATTGCTGCAGCAGGGTAAAGGTGCGGACGCTGGCGCGTCTTTCGGAGCAGGTGCTTCAAATACTGTGTTCGGAAGCCAAGGTTCCTCTACCTTTCTTAGTAAGTTTACTGCTATACTTGCCGCAGGTTTTTTCATAACCAGCTTAGGGTTAGGTTACTTTGCTAAAGAGAAGGCTCATGAGCTGACTCAAGTAGGTTTGCCAAATCCAGCGGTGTTGGAAGTTCCAAAGCAAAAGCCGGCTTCTGATGATGTACCGGTGCTTCAAGAGCAAAAGTCGGCAACCAATGCGACTGACGTGCCTCCAGCTCAAGAGCAAAAGTAA
- the rimP gene encoding ribosome maturation factor RimP, with amino-acid sequence MSSKLEQLQALLAPVVVALGYECWGIEFSAQGRHSMLRVYIDKEGGVLVDDCAIVSRQISGVLDVEDPIAVEYTLEVSSPGMERPLFTIEQFAKFAGEQVKIKLRSPFEGRRNFQGLLRGVEEQDVVVQVEDHEFLLPIDMIDKANIIPSFD; translated from the coding sequence GTGTCGAGCAAGCTAGAACAGTTGCAGGCCTTGCTGGCCCCGGTGGTCGTGGCCCTTGGCTATGAATGCTGGGGTATTGAGTTTTCGGCTCAAGGTCGCCACTCAATGTTGCGCGTTTATATCGATAAAGAAGGCGGCGTACTGGTGGATGACTGCGCCATTGTCAGCCGTCAGATCAGCGGTGTTCTGGATGTTGAAGATCCGATCGCTGTTGAATACACCCTTGAAGTTTCCTCGCCTGGCATGGAACGCCCACTGTTCACTATTGAGCAGTTTGCAAAATTTGCCGGTGAACAAGTGAAGATCAAGCTGCGCTCGCCTTTTGAAGGTCGACGCAACTTTCAGGGCCTTCTGCGCGGTGTAGAAGAGCAGGACGTCGTGGTGCAGGTTGAAGACCATGAGTTCCTGTTGCCGATCGATATGATCGACAAGGCCAACATTATTCCCAGTTTTGACTGA